The sequence CTGAAATAGCGTATGTACTTTTAAATAAATTGAACGTTTCTTTTTTAAAATTCCCGGCAACGGATTGAAGCCGTGGAATTAGATTTACATAAACATCAAATTGATTCTCGGAGCCGGTTTGCAGATCCGCATAAAAGTCATGTATGGTAAAATCGCCACCATTTATGGTGTATGCTTTTTTACCAATAAAATAATCGAGGTCTTTTACAAACTCCAGCGCTTCATTTTTTTTCATTTGATTTTGTTTAAGCGTTTGTAAAGAAAGCAGGTTCTACAAAACGACCATATTAAGGCGTTAAGAACCGAAGATAGGCCCAAAGGTAATGCTCTTGCAAAACCTGCTATAAAGTATCGCGGTTTTTAAACGGCAACATTATGCTCTCTCAAAGCATCGTTCAACGAAGTCTTAAGATCGGTGCTGGCTTTACGTTTCCCAATAATCAATGCACAGGGTACCTGAAACTCTCCCGCAGGAAATTGTTTGGTATAACTTCCCGGAATAACAACACTGCGTTCTGGCACATATCCTTTTGTTTCGATAGGACTTGATCCGCTGACATCAATAATTTTTGTAGACTGAGTTAATACAACATTTGCTCCAAGAACTGCTTCTTTCCCAACTCTCACGCCTTCCACCACAATGCAGCGGGAACCGATAAAAGCATCATCTTCAATAATTACCGGTGCAGCTTGCACGGGCTCTAATACTCCGCCAATACCAACTCCTCCGCTCAAATGCACATTTTTTCCAATCTGTGCGCAGCTTCCAACGGTTGCCCAGGTATCTACCATAGTTCCCGAATCTACATAAGCGCCGATATTTACATAACTCGGCATCATAATTACACCGCTTGCCAAAAAAGCACCGTAACGCGCAATAGCATGTGGCACCACTCTTACGCCAAGATTGGCGTAATTGGTTTTCAAGGCCATTTTATCATGAAACTCCATGGGGCCAACTTCAAAAGTGGTCATTTTGCGTGTAGGAAAATACAGAATTACCGCTTTCTTCACCCATTCATTTACCTGCCAGCTGCCATCAGGCATTGGCTGTGCCACTCTTAACTGACCAAGGTCTAATTGCTGAATTACTTCATTAATAGTTGCTACTGTATGTTTGTCTTGTAATAAGCTTCTGTTGTGCCACGCGGCTTCGATAATGTCCTGCATAAGTGATTTTTAAGAACGGCTAAATTAATAAAAAAGGAGAAACTGTCTACAGGAGATGTCTCCCGATATTTTTAGCGAAGTTTAATTACAGAATCATAAGGTGGAATTGTGTAAAGTACGCGGTCTGATTACATGGTGAATTAAGGATCCTACGCCTTCGTTTGTTCGATAAGAGGCTTGTTGGGCCATCTAACCACGCCGGGAGGAATTTATCATGCGTATGATCAAAAAATTATTTGGATTTTCAAAAAAAGCCGTATATTTGCAGCCTGAATCAAGGTTCCATAGCTCAACTGGATAGAGCACCTCACTACGGATGAGGAGGTTTGGGGTTCGACTCCCTATGGTACCACTGAAGTAGAAAACCCCTTTCGATTTATTTCGGGAGGGGTTTTTCACTTCAGTGGTGTCCCGAAGTGAAAGCACGAAGTGATTTTTACTTCGGGGCCACTTCAGAATTTTCCTTGTTTTTATAACTATGCCTCTACCGTATTGTGTTTATATACTTTTTAGTAAGAAAGATTTTGAATTATATGTAGGATATACTTCAAATCTGGAAGCGAGAATTAAAGATCACAACTCCGGCGGGACGAAGAGTACATCATACCGAGGCCCATTGGAATTAATTTTTTGTGAGTTTTACCTTTTTAAAGAAGATGCAAAGAAGCGAGAATTATATTTTAAAACTACAATGGGCAAAAAAGCAATAAAGCTAATGTTGATAGGGACTCTGGATAAATTGGGTTATAAAGGAACTCTTAAGCCTTTAGATATTATCGAAGATACCATTTCAGATTAAAAACACAGTATGTTATTAAAGTTCGACATTTGATTCGACCATTTCCAAAAAATAAAAAATCTTAATTAAATCCTCAGGGTCAAAGTTCGACATAGTTCCCACTGGTACCACGATTATAAAAAAAGCCTTTTCGATTCTATTCGGAAAGGCTTTTTCACTTTAGAAAGTTTCAGGAAATTCCGGCCAATTCAAGCCTGGTAAAACCCGACTTTTACTAATGATGCGATTGTTCTTCGCGGGAAATAAATTGTAGATCGGAAATCAGCTTCAGCACAAATTCGAGTTGTTCTTCTTTTGAAAGGTCGCTGTTGTCCAAAATTACAGCGTCTTCTGCCTGAGTGAGCGGACTTTCTTCGCGGCTAATATCGGCCATGTCGCGTTTTAACAGACTCATTTCCACTTCAGCCATTGTAAAGTACTGACCCTTGCTACTGAATTCATCCATACGCCTTTTGGCCCGGACATCCGGATCGGCAATCATAAATAATTTTAATTCTGCTTTTGGAAAAACGTGGGTGCCAATGTCCCGGCCATCTAAAACAACTGCTTTTCTTTTGCCCATCTGGCGTTGAGCCGCCACCATTTTCTCGCGTACTTCTTTAATAGCACTCACTTTACTAACAAGATCACTCACTTCCATGGTCCGGATATCGCGTTCCACGTCTTCCCCATTTAAAAAAACATCTGAGTGGTGTGTTTTTGGATTGACGTTAAATTCAACATCTACTAAAGGTAATCGAGTTATCAGCTCTTCTTTATTGACAACCTTATTAGCGTCAATAAGTTCATTTCTTATAGCATATAAAGTCACCGCGCGGTACATAGCTCCGGTGTCGATGTAATTATAGCCAAGTTTTTGCGCCAGGGCTTTTGCCAGGGTGCTTTTCCCGCAGCTACTGTATCCGTCTATAGCGATTGTTATTTTTTGCACAGCTATAAATTTACGATTTAATTTATAAGA is a genomic window of Sphingobacteriaceae bacterium containing:
- a CDS encoding excinuclease ABC subunit C, with translation MPLPYCVYILFSKKDFELYVGYTSNLEARIKDHNSGGTKSTSYRGPLELIFCEFYLFKEDAKKRELYFKTTMGKKAIKLMLIGTLDKLGYKGTLKPLDIIEDTISD
- a CDS encoding 2,3,4,5-tetrahydropyridine-2,6-dicarboxylate N-succinyltransferase — translated: MQDIIEAAWHNRSLLQDKHTVATINEVIQQLDLGQLRVAQPMPDGSWQVNEWVKKAVILYFPTRKMTTFEVGPMEFHDKMALKTNYANLGVRVVPHAIARYGAFLASGVIMMPSYVNIGAYVDSGTMVDTWATVGSCAQIGKNVHLSGGVGIGGVLEPVQAAPVIIEDDAFIGSRCIVVEGVRVGKEAVLGANVVLTQSTKIIDVSGSSPIETKGYVPERSVVIPGSYTKQFPAGEFQVPCALIIGKRKASTDLKTSLNDALREHNVAV
- a CDS encoding cytidylate kinase; the protein is MQKITIAIDGYSSCGKSTLAKALAQKLGYNYIDTGAMYRAVTLYAIRNELIDANKVVNKEELITRLPLVDVEFNVNPKTHHSDVFLNGEDVERDIRTMEVSDLVSKVSAIKEVREKMVAAQRQMGKRKAVVLDGRDIGTHVFPKAELKLFMIADPDVRAKRRMDEFSSKGQYFTMAEVEMSLLKRDMADISREESPLTQAEDAVILDNSDLSKEEQLEFVLKLISDLQFISREEQSHH